A single window of Candidatus Methylacidiphilales bacterium DNA harbors:
- a CDS encoding PIN domain-containing protein produces the protein MIAVDTNLLVYALRQDSEFHTQALKSLLTLAEAGQRWGIPWPCLHEYLSIATHSRIYSPPTPMPVAVKSLDVWLNSPNCQLLAEGPGYWPLLQSLLTQSKCAGPMVHDARIAALCLHHGVRELWTADRDFSRFHKLRTKNPLLS, from the coding sequence ATGATTGCCGTTGACACCAACCTGCTCGTGTACGCCTTGCGGCAGGATTCGGAATTTCACACTCAGGCTTTGAAAAGCCTGCTCACTCTGGCTGAAGCTGGCCAGCGTTGGGGCATCCCCTGGCCCTGTTTGCACGAGTACCTGTCCATTGCCACCCACTCACGTATCTACTCTCCGCCCACGCCCATGCCCGTCGCAGTAAAGTCACTGGATGTCTGGTTGAACTCGCCCAACTGCCAGTTGCTCGCGGAAGGGCCCGGTTACTGGCCGCTGTTACAATCCCTCCTGACCCAAAGCAAATGCGCCGGTCCCATGGTTCACGATGCACGCATTGCAGCGCTGTGCCTGCACCACGGCGTCCGGGAACTTTGGACCGCAGACCGGGACTTTTCCCGATTCCACAAACTGCGCACCAAAAATCCGCTGCTCTCCTGA
- a CDS encoding ERCC4 domain-containing protein — translation MEAIEQPDIDSGLNSSKTVSPDEIQVEIDHRERPSGLVEAFTAHSGVQVSVSELPIGDVCVDTRLVVERKTLADLERSIVDQRLFSQALRLARVRDGGAVPLIVLQGKIAEGAVSREAVQGALVTLTLVFGLPVLRSWDVAETARLCLYAGRQLRSAATGEGLVRGGYRPRKRRRRQLYILQGLPGIGPERAGRIAGQIRQCGSCN, via the coding sequence GTGGAAGCAATTGAACAACCGGATATCGACAGCGGATTAAATTCGTCCAAGACCGTATCTCCCGATGAAATCCAGGTGGAAATCGATCATCGGGAGCGGCCGTCCGGATTGGTGGAAGCCTTTACCGCGCACAGTGGAGTCCAAGTATCTGTATCCGAACTTCCAATCGGGGATGTCTGCGTGGACACCAGGCTTGTGGTCGAACGCAAAACGCTCGCCGACTTGGAGCGCTCGATTGTAGATCAACGCCTTTTTTCGCAAGCCCTGCGCCTGGCCCGCGTGCGGGATGGAGGCGCTGTTCCTTTAATCGTGCTGCAAGGAAAGATTGCAGAGGGCGCAGTGAGCCGCGAAGCCGTCCAAGGGGCATTGGTGACGTTGACTCTGGTCTTCGGTTTGCCGGTCTTGCGTTCCTGGGATGTGGCAGAGACCGCCCGGCTCTGCCTTTATGCGGGCCGGCAATTGCGCAGCGCCGCAACCGGCGAAGGTCTTGTGCGCGGCGGCTACCGGCCCAGGAAAAGGCGTAGAAGGCAGCTGTATATCCTGCAGGGGCTTCCCGGCATCGGTCCCGAACGGGCGGGCAGGATTGCTGGCCAGATTCGGCAGTGTGGAAGCTGTAATTAG